A region of Butyricicoccus intestinisimiae DNA encodes the following proteins:
- a CDS encoding APC family permease yields the protein MEEKKLGLRSVVSTSVGLVIATSCLVSLGQGAGEIGIVFIGAMIAACLLNLTTIASLSELNALMPNITGGLAQYTLACMGPLPTIISMVGGYLLCNILSSGVEASIFAYAMSSVIPLPIPSIVYTAVMMVFIMVANLYGVDMFAKVQDLVAVLLVGSMVVMGLIGAFKLGTGTVVEQPAVMASSPGEVISMTATAFWLFIGAEFAIPISKDVKNAKQNVPLGMSLGLLIILVMQIIMVLGFYHYTPWADLMNSAAPHMLYGEALLGNTGKIWMTFVAALAVVSTQNSGVNGLAHIGEGMAKMNMLPQIFAKTNKRGCPYIGVILISVSMFLFAYISDGSSEMIEFLILVGSVFWMITYIFAHIDVLILRRKMPKAPRSFKIPLGPIIPLIGILGTSYMIFYISNDMHERLIIWAVAGVSILALGIYAYFWTKFKMKMPVWKSVPIEKVMAMDDSRYYALRRKTGIW from the coding sequence ATGGAAGAAAAAAAATTAGGACTCCGCAGTGTCGTTTCCACTTCTGTCGGCTTAGTCATTGCGACCAGCTGTCTGGTATCACTGGGACAGGGTGCCGGCGAAATCGGCATTGTCTTTATCGGCGCGATGATTGCCGCGTGTCTGCTCAATCTGACAACCATCGCTTCTCTCTCTGAGCTAAACGCCCTGATGCCGAATATCACCGGCGGTCTGGCGCAATATACGCTTGCCTGCATGGGACCTCTCCCCACCATTATCTCGATGGTGGGCGGATACCTGCTTTGCAACATTTTGTCATCCGGTGTTGAGGCTTCTATTTTTGCCTATGCGATGTCATCGGTCATTCCGCTTCCGATTCCAAGCATTGTGTACACGGCAGTTATGATGGTATTCATCATGGTTGCGAATTTATACGGCGTGGATATGTTCGCCAAGGTACAGGATTTGGTAGCCGTTTTGCTCGTCGGCTCCATGGTCGTCATGGGTCTGATCGGCGCGTTCAAGCTGGGTACCGGCACGGTTGTCGAACAGCCTGCCGTCATGGCATCCAGCCCCGGAGAGGTCATCTCGATGACCGCCACGGCATTCTGGCTGTTCATCGGCGCAGAATTTGCGATTCCGATTTCCAAGGACGTAAAGAACGCCAAGCAAAATGTTCCGCTCGGCATGTCGCTCGGTCTGCTTATCATTTTGGTCATGCAGATTATCATGGTTCTCGGATTTTATCACTACACCCCGTGGGCTGACCTCATGAATTCCGCTGCACCGCATATGCTGTACGGCGAAGCACTGCTCGGCAACACCGGAAAAATCTGGATGACCTTTGTTGCAGCGCTTGCCGTTGTCAGCACACAGAACTCCGGCGTCAACGGTCTGGCGCACATCGGCGAAGGCATGGCAAAGATGAACATGCTGCCGCAGATTTTCGCTAAGACCAACAAGCGCGGCTGTCCGTATATCGGTGTCATTCTGATTTCGGTCTCCATGTTCCTGTTCGCGTATATCTCGGACGGTTCTTCCGAAATGATTGAATTTTTGATTTTGGTCGGCTCGGTTTTCTGGATGATTACGTACATTTTCGCGCACATCGACGTGTTGATTCTGCGCAGGAAGATGCCAAAGGCGCCGCGCAGCTTCAAAATTCCGCTCGGCCCAATCATTCCGCTGATTGGCATTCTCGGTACCTCGTACATGATTTTCTACATCTCCAACGACATGCACGAGCGTCTGATAATTTGGGCAGTCGCCGGTGTTTCCATTCTCGCACTCGGCATTTACGCATACTTCTGGACAAAGTTCAAGATGAAGATGCCGGTATGGAAATCGGTTCCGATTGAAAAGGTCATGGCAATGGATGACAGCCGCTATTATGCCCTTCGCAGAAAAACCGGCATCTGGTAA
- a CDS encoding P-II family nitrogen regulator has protein sequence MATGLSKIEIITSFAKYSELQSELNHLGVRGMTVMQVMGCGIQKGTKEFAIKENAEIALLPKQQINLVVETKDVDNIVEKVKQVLYTGHIGDGKIFVYSIDNVIKVRTGDEGIDAL, from the coding sequence ATGGCTACAGGATTATCGAAAATTGAAATCATCACGAGCTTTGCCAAATATTCAGAATTACAGTCTGAGCTCAACCATCTGGGCGTGCGCGGCATGACCGTTATGCAGGTCATGGGCTGCGGCATTCAGAAAGGTACCAAGGAATTTGCAATCAAGGAAAATGCCGAGATTGCGCTGCTCCCCAAGCAGCAGATCAATCTGGTTGTAGAGACCAAAGACGTCGACAACATTGTAGAAAAAGTCAAGCAGGTGCTGTATACCGGCCACATCGGTGACGGAAAGATTTTCGTCTACTCCATCGACAACGTCATCAAGGTGCGCACCGGCGACGAAGGCATTGATGCACTGTAA